One Microbacterium sp. No. 7 genomic window carries:
- a CDS encoding ATP-dependent Clp protease proteolytic subunit, whose protein sequence is MAEPLVATSVFDRLLKDRIIWLGSEVRDENANEICAKILLLAAEDSERDIYLYINSPGGSITAGMAIYDTMQFVPNDIVTVGIGMAASMGQLLLTSGTKGKRYITPNARVLLHQPHGGFGGTASDIQTQAELIVSMKNRLAEITAAQTGKSVEQINADGDRDRWFTAEEALEYGFVDHIRAHAADVSGGGGTDN, encoded by the coding sequence ATGGCTGAACCCCTTGTCGCGACGAGCGTCTTCGACAGGCTGCTTAAGGACCGCATCATCTGGCTCGGGTCGGAGGTGCGCGACGAGAACGCGAACGAGATCTGCGCCAAGATCCTGCTGCTCGCCGCGGAGGACTCCGAGCGGGACATCTACCTCTACATCAACTCGCCCGGCGGCTCGATCACCGCGGGCATGGCCATCTACGACACGATGCAGTTCGTGCCGAACGACATCGTCACGGTCGGCATCGGCATGGCCGCCTCGATGGGCCAGCTGCTGCTGACCAGCGGCACCAAGGGCAAACGCTACATCACGCCGAACGCGCGCGTGCTGCTGCACCAGCCGCACGGCGGCTTCGGCGGCACCGCGAGCGACATCCAGACGCAGGCGGAGCTCATCGTCTCGATGAAGAACCGCCTCGCCGAGATCACCGCCGCGCAGACCGGCAAGAGCGTCGAGCAGATCAACGCCGACGGCGACCGCGACCGCTGGTTCACCGCCGAGGAAGCCCTCGAGTACGGCTTCGTCGATCACATCCGCGCCCATGCCGCCGACGTCAGCGGCGGCGGCGGAACCGACAACTGA
- the tig gene encoding trigger factor, whose protein sequence is MVTSTVETLSPTRVKLHITVTPDELKPSIAHAYEHIAKDVQIPGFRKGKVPAPIIDQRIGRGAVLEHAVSEGLDGFYREAVTANEVRTVGRPSAEVVEWPSDKDFSGDLKVEVEVDVRPEFELPAYEDISIEVDAVATDDAAIEEELDRLRARFGTLITVDRPAATGDFVELDLVATIDGAEIDRAEGVSYEVGSGEMLDGIDEAIDSLTAGEETTFRSTLVGGDHAGEEAEVAVTVKAVKERELPEADDDFAQMASEFDTIAELRESLVERVAQQSVFGQGAAARDKLVELLIEKADIPVPAQLVEDEVNEHLEGEGRLEDDEHRAEVTEASERRFRTQMILDKIVEQEQVQVSQDELTQFLIQSAAQYGLAPQDFVNMLQQSNQLPVMIGEVARNKALAIVLGKVSVVDTDGKAVDLSEFAAVDTGADDEAAEEDAADDAADEAAADEAADDEAPADDAK, encoded by the coding sequence ATGGTCACCAGCACCGTCGAGACGCTGAGCCCCACACGGGTGAAGCTCCACATCACGGTCACCCCTGACGAGCTCAAGCCGAGCATCGCCCACGCGTACGAGCACATCGCGAAGGACGTGCAGATCCCCGGCTTCCGCAAGGGCAAGGTGCCCGCGCCCATCATCGACCAGCGCATCGGCCGCGGCGCCGTGCTCGAGCACGCGGTCAGCGAGGGCCTCGACGGGTTCTACCGCGAGGCCGTGACCGCGAACGAGGTGCGCACCGTCGGCCGCCCGTCGGCCGAGGTCGTCGAGTGGCCGAGCGACAAGGACTTCTCGGGCGACCTGAAGGTCGAGGTCGAGGTCGACGTGCGTCCCGAGTTCGAGCTGCCCGCCTACGAGGACATCTCGATCGAGGTCGACGCGGTCGCCACCGACGACGCCGCGATCGAGGAGGAGCTCGACCGCCTGCGTGCCCGCTTCGGCACGCTCATCACGGTCGACCGTCCCGCCGCGACCGGCGACTTCGTCGAGCTCGACCTCGTCGCGACGATCGACGGCGCCGAGATCGACCGCGCCGAGGGCGTGTCGTACGAGGTCGGCTCGGGCGAGATGCTCGACGGCATCGACGAGGCGATCGACTCGCTCACCGCCGGTGAGGAGACCACGTTCCGCTCGACGCTCGTCGGCGGCGACCACGCCGGCGAGGAGGCCGAGGTCGCCGTGACCGTCAAGGCGGTCAAGGAGCGCGAGCTGCCCGAGGCCGACGACGACTTCGCTCAGATGGCGAGCGAGTTCGACACGATCGCCGAGCTGCGCGAGTCGCTCGTCGAGCGCGTCGCCCAGCAGTCCGTCTTCGGCCAGGGCGCCGCCGCGCGCGACAAGCTCGTCGAGCTGCTGATCGAGAAGGCCGACATCCCCGTGCCCGCACAGCTCGTCGAGGACGAGGTGAACGAGCACCTCGAGGGCGAGGGCCGCCTCGAGGACGACGAGCACCGCGCCGAGGTGACCGAGGCCAGCGAGCGCCGCTTCCGCACGCAGATGATCCTCGACAAGATCGTCGAGCAGGAGCAGGTGCAGGTCTCGCAGGACGAGCTGACGCAGTTCCTCATCCAGTCGGCCGCGCAGTACGGCCTGGCCCCGCAGGACTTCGTCAACATGCTGCAGCAGTCGAACCAGCTGCCCGTCATGATCGGCGAGGTCGCCCGCAACAAGGCGCTCGCGATCGTGCTCGGCAAGGTCTCGGTCGTCGACACTGACGGCAAGGCCGTCGACCTGAGCGAGTTCGCCGCCGTCGACACCGGCGCCGACGACGAGGCTGCCGAAGAGGATGCCGCGGACGACGCCGCCGACGAGGCGGCCGCCGACGAGGCCGCTGACGACGAGGCGCCCGCCGACGACGCGAAGTAA
- a CDS encoding class I adenylate-forming enzyme family protein: MATSGIQRTVSELLRRSYDVFADRPAYVARSGEDVSFAQLRTKAARLAGGIAGLGASPDDRVVLALRNSEEFFLLDHGLLWGGYVRVAVSFRLHANEIAGIAQNADARAIVVDPETYDAVVAAVGALRYDVHVVRSTGAPDELTVARLLEAEPAAPHAGAPSDLAWMPYTSGTTGSPKGVMHTHATITATLRNLMAELPSVSEHDTLLQVAPLSHLAGWIGLLYAVRGARQVFLGEFKADEALAAIGAYGVTATPVVPTIVTMLTDEAERGDYDTSTLRTVIYAGSPMAPDKVVRAIKAFGSVFVQCYGLTEAPVPLTALSQSDHMLLPDGSVPKTLASAGRVTPFIDLRIVDGDGDELPDGEPGEVQVRGDQVLAGYWRLPGETIIGDDGWLASGDIGVLENGYLYIVDRKRDLIVSGGFNVFPSEVEAVISTVPGVAEVAVVGIPDPKWGETVLAAVVAEPGAGLTTEAIARACREGIAGYKQPRRIEIVDELPKNSSGKLMRRDLRARYWDGADRAVGG, translated from the coding sequence ATGGCGACCTCTGGCATCCAGCGCACCGTTTCGGAGCTGCTTCGTCGTTCGTACGACGTCTTCGCTGATCGTCCGGCCTACGTCGCGCGCTCGGGCGAGGATGTCAGCTTCGCGCAGCTTCGCACGAAGGCTGCGCGTCTCGCCGGCGGAATCGCAGGACTGGGTGCGAGCCCCGACGACCGCGTCGTGCTTGCGCTGCGCAACAGCGAGGAGTTCTTCCTGCTCGACCACGGGTTGCTCTGGGGCGGGTACGTGCGCGTCGCGGTGAGCTTCCGCCTGCACGCGAACGAGATCGCCGGGATTGCGCAGAACGCCGATGCGAGGGCGATCGTGGTCGATCCCGAGACGTACGACGCGGTCGTCGCCGCCGTCGGTGCGCTCCGATACGACGTGCACGTCGTCAGGAGCACGGGCGCGCCGGATGAGCTTACGGTCGCACGGCTGCTCGAGGCGGAACCGGCGGCACCGCACGCGGGCGCTCCTTCCGACCTCGCCTGGATGCCGTACACGTCGGGCACCACCGGGAGCCCGAAGGGCGTGATGCACACGCATGCGACGATCACGGCGACACTGCGCAATCTCATGGCGGAACTGCCGTCGGTGAGTGAGCACGACACGCTGCTGCAGGTCGCGCCGCTCAGCCACCTCGCCGGATGGATCGGCCTGCTCTATGCGGTGCGCGGAGCCCGCCAGGTCTTCCTGGGCGAGTTCAAGGCCGACGAGGCTCTCGCTGCGATCGGTGCATACGGTGTGACGGCCACGCCCGTCGTTCCCACGATCGTCACGATGCTGACCGATGAGGCCGAGCGCGGCGACTACGACACGAGCACCCTGCGCACGGTCATCTACGCCGGTTCGCCGATGGCGCCTGACAAGGTCGTCCGTGCGATCAAGGCCTTCGGCTCGGTCTTCGTGCAGTGCTACGGGCTCACGGAGGCTCCCGTGCCGCTCACCGCGCTCAGCCAATCGGACCACATGCTGCTCCCCGACGGCAGCGTGCCGAAGACGCTCGCGAGCGCCGGCCGGGTCACTCCGTTCATCGACCTGCGGATCGTCGACGGCGACGGCGACGAACTGCCCGACGGAGAGCCCGGAGAGGTGCAGGTGCGAGGCGACCAGGTGCTCGCCGGATACTGGCGGCTCCCCGGCGAGACGATCATCGGCGACGACGGCTGGCTTGCCTCCGGCGACATCGGGGTGCTGGAGAACGGCTATCTCTACATCGTCGACCGCAAGCGCGATCTCATCGTCTCGGGCGGCTTCAACGTCTTTCCGAGTGAGGTCGAGGCTGTGATCTCGACGGTGCCCGGCGTCGCCGAGGTCGCCGTCGTGGGCATCCCCGATCCCAAGTGGGGCGAGACGGTGCTGGCCGCGGTCGTCGCGGAGCCGGGCGCGGGACTCACGACCGAGGCGATCGCGCGAGCATGTCGCGAAGGCATCGCGGGCTACAAGCAGCCTCGGCGGATCGAGATCGTCGACGAGCTGCCGAAGAACTCTTCGGGCAAGCTCATGCGGCGTGACCTGCGCGCGCGGTACTGGGATGGCGCGGACCGTGCCGTCGGCGGCTGA
- a CDS encoding FadR/GntR family transcriptional regulator has product MNRRAARPLKTAIFVAQQIVADINRRGNIPGDRLPPERAMLEQYEVGRGTLRESLRFLELQGIIMLKPGPGGGPVVQAPDASGLATTLTLLMQFGGATLQTLIESRRGLEPLTARLAASRMTVAQRQSLTENLELMSAHIDDNESFLHYNRDFHIELAHGSANVIYGCVVDALAHLIDGHTVGVTYSEPRRRAVLDAHRRIHHAILNSDPDAAENAMALHIQEYMDYVVARHPSALDARIVWEL; this is encoded by the coding sequence ATGAATCGCAGAGCCGCTCGACCGCTGAAGACCGCGATCTTCGTGGCGCAGCAGATCGTCGCCGACATCAACCGCCGGGGAAACATCCCCGGCGACCGTCTGCCCCCCGAGCGCGCGATGCTCGAGCAGTACGAAGTGGGCCGGGGAACGCTACGCGAGTCGCTGCGCTTCCTCGAGCTCCAAGGCATCATCATGCTCAAGCCCGGACCCGGCGGCGGGCCCGTGGTGCAAGCGCCCGACGCGTCGGGGCTGGCAACGACGCTCACGCTTCTCATGCAGTTCGGCGGCGCGACGCTGCAGACGCTCATCGAGTCGCGGCGTGGCCTGGAACCGCTGACAGCCCGCCTCGCGGCGAGCCGCATGACCGTCGCTCAACGGCAGTCGCTCACCGAGAACCTCGAGCTCATGTCGGCGCACATCGACGACAACGAATCGTTCCTCCACTACAACCGCGACTTCCACATCGAGCTCGCGCACGGGTCCGCCAACGTGATCTACGGATGCGTCGTCGACGCACTGGCGCACCTCATCGACGGCCACACCGTGGGCGTGACCTACTCGGAGCCCCGCCGCCGAGCCGTGCTCGACGCGCATCGCCGGATCCATCACGCCATCCTGAACTCCGATCCCGATGCCGCCGAGAACGCGATGGCGCTGCACATTCAGGAGTACATGGACTATGTCGTCGCGCGCCACCCGAGTGCGCTGGATGCGCGCATCGTCTGGGAGCTCTGA
- a CDS encoding VIT1/CCC1 transporter family protein, with translation MTATATPTDRDRRRWARYLVDERAEARVYRELAARREGEEREILLALAEAEGRHEAHWLALLGGEPARLPAPSLGGRVLGWMARRFGSIFVLALAQNAEDRSPYDTEPFATPQMAADEKIHREVVRGLAARGRRRLSGTFRAAVFGANDGLVSNLALVMGIGATGVSSSFVLFSGVAGLLAGALSMGAGEFVSVRSQRELLDATEPNAYADEALPDLDLDANELALVYRTRGLGADEARDKAHRVVAAAQAADRSQPYQRPAEARNDHEVVGSALGAAASSFLFFASGAIIPVLPWLFGMTGVAAVVLALVLVGLALLLTGATVGLLSGGPPLKRGLRQLAIGFGAAAITYLLGLVFGVSLA, from the coding sequence GTGACCGCGACCGCCACGCCGACCGACCGCGATCGCCGTCGCTGGGCGCGGTACCTCGTCGACGAGCGCGCCGAGGCCCGGGTCTACCGCGAGCTGGCCGCACGGCGCGAGGGCGAGGAGCGCGAGATCCTGCTCGCCCTCGCCGAGGCGGAGGGGCGGCACGAGGCGCACTGGCTCGCGCTGCTCGGCGGCGAGCCGGCGCGGCTGCCGGCCCCGAGTCTCGGCGGCCGCGTGCTCGGCTGGATGGCCCGGCGGTTCGGCTCGATCTTCGTGCTCGCGCTCGCGCAGAACGCCGAGGACCGCTCGCCGTACGACACCGAGCCGTTCGCGACGCCGCAGATGGCCGCCGACGAGAAGATCCACCGCGAGGTCGTGCGCGGCCTCGCGGCACGCGGCCGGCGGCGGCTGTCGGGCACGTTCCGCGCGGCGGTGTTCGGGGCGAACGACGGCCTCGTCTCGAACCTCGCGCTCGTCATGGGCATCGGGGCGACCGGCGTCTCGTCGTCGTTCGTGCTGTTCAGCGGCGTCGCGGGACTGCTCGCGGGCGCCCTCTCGATGGGTGCGGGTGAGTTCGTCTCGGTGCGCTCGCAGCGGGAGCTGCTCGATGCGACCGAGCCGAACGCGTACGCCGACGAGGCGCTGCCCGACCTCGACCTCGACGCGAACGAGCTCGCCCTCGTGTACCGCACCCGGGGGCTCGGCGCCGACGAGGCGCGCGACAAGGCGCATCGCGTCGTCGCCGCGGCGCAGGCGGCGGACCGGTCGCAGCCGTATCAGCGCCCCGCCGAGGCGCGCAACGACCACGAGGTCGTCGGCAGCGCGCTCGGGGCCGCGGCATCCAGCTTCCTCTTCTTCGCGTCGGGTGCGATCATCCCCGTGCTGCCGTGGCTGTTCGGCATGACGGGCGTCGCCGCCGTCGTGCTCGCCCTCGTGCTCGTCGGCCTCGCGCTCCTGCTCACCGGCGCGACGGTCGGCCTGCTGTCGGGCGGCCCGCCGCTCAAGCGCGGCCTGCGCCAGCTCGCGATCGGCTTCGGCGCCGCCGCGATCACGTACCTGCTGGGCCTCGTCTTCGGCGTCTCCCTCGCCTGA
- a CDS encoding SDR family NAD(P)-dependent oxidoreductase, with protein MEISAASAIVTGGASGLGLATARRIARRGAHVVILDLPTSEGAAIAEELGGSFAPADVRDSEAVAHAVQAAAAIAPLRILVHCAGRGGGVRVVDRDGEPGDQKLFDEIVSINLMGTFNVLRLVAAQMVTNDPIDGERGVCVLTASVAAWEGQISQTPYSASKAGVVGMTIVAARDLASRLVRVNTIAPGLFETPILARFSPETLNGIAAQVPHPARLGRPDEFAALADHIIDNPMVNGETIRLDGAIRMGPR; from the coding sequence GTGGAGATCTCAGCAGCGTCCGCCATCGTCACCGGCGGCGCATCCGGCCTCGGCCTCGCCACCGCGCGGCGGATCGCCCGTCGCGGCGCGCACGTCGTCATCCTTGATCTGCCCACCAGCGAGGGCGCCGCGATAGCCGAGGAACTGGGCGGATCGTTCGCTCCGGCCGATGTTCGCGACAGTGAGGCCGTCGCTCACGCCGTGCAAGCCGCGGCCGCGATCGCGCCCCTGCGCATCCTCGTGCACTGCGCAGGACGCGGCGGTGGCGTGCGCGTGGTCGACCGAGACGGCGAGCCCGGCGATCAGAAGCTGTTCGACGAGATCGTCAGCATCAACCTCATGGGCACGTTCAACGTGCTCCGGCTCGTCGCGGCGCAGATGGTCACGAACGACCCGATCGACGGCGAGCGGGGAGTCTGCGTGCTGACGGCGTCGGTCGCCGCCTGGGAGGGGCAGATCAGCCAGACTCCGTACTCCGCTTCCAAAGCAGGGGTCGTGGGCATGACGATCGTCGCCGCACGCGATCTCGCCTCACGGCTCGTACGCGTCAACACCATCGCACCGGGACTGTTCGAGACGCCGATCCTCGCACGCTTCTCGCCGGAGACCCTCAACGGCATCGCCGCGCAGGTTCCGCATCCCGCGCGACTGGGACGACCCGACGAGTTCGCCGCCCTCGCCGACCACATCATCGACAATCCCATGGTGAACGGCGAGACCATCCGCCTCGACGGCGCGATCCGCATGGGCCCCCGCTGA
- a CDS encoding thiolase family protein, translating into MTSDAFVIDAIRSPMGKGKAGGALSGLHPVEVLAQVFQALLARHPSLDPAEVDDIIVGCVTQVGEQSASPGRFAWLAAGLPEHVPSVTIDRKCGSGQQAIHFAAQGIMSGTYDIVIAAGIEMMSREPMGSNRNGKDPFGPDIAQRYSPGLVSQGVSAELVAAKWGLTREQMDAFGLESHRRAAAAADNGGFAREIVPISTPDGLVAADESIRRGGTLESLAGLPAPFRTDELSERFPQIAWSVTAGNSSQITDGAAAVLLVSERVAQRLGLTPRARIHQMAVVGDDPILMLTGPITATRKALRRAGMTTDDIDLFEINEAFASVPMAWSAELGVDDTRLNTRGGAIALGHPLGASGARIFATLLNALEDTAGRYGLVSICEAGGMANATIIERI; encoded by the coding sequence ATGACTTCCGACGCCTTCGTCATCGACGCGATCCGGTCTCCGATGGGGAAGGGCAAGGCAGGCGGCGCGCTCAGCGGCCTGCACCCGGTGGAGGTGCTGGCGCAGGTGTTCCAGGCGCTGCTGGCTCGCCATCCGTCGCTCGACCCCGCTGAGGTCGACGACATCATCGTCGGATGCGTCACGCAGGTCGGCGAGCAGTCCGCGTCGCCCGGGCGGTTCGCCTGGCTCGCCGCGGGGCTCCCCGAGCACGTGCCATCTGTCACGATCGACCGCAAGTGCGGCTCGGGACAGCAGGCCATCCACTTCGCGGCGCAAGGCATCATGTCTGGCACATATGACATCGTGATCGCCGCGGGCATCGAGATGATGAGTCGTGAGCCCATGGGCAGCAACCGCAACGGCAAGGATCCGTTCGGGCCGGACATCGCGCAGCGATACTCCCCCGGCCTCGTCTCCCAGGGCGTGTCGGCCGAGCTCGTCGCAGCGAAGTGGGGGCTCACGCGAGAGCAGATGGATGCATTCGGGCTCGAGTCGCACCGCCGGGCCGCAGCGGCCGCCGACAACGGCGGCTTCGCCCGTGAGATCGTGCCGATCTCGACACCCGATGGCCTCGTGGCCGCCGACGAGTCGATCCGCCGCGGCGGGACACTCGAGTCGTTGGCCGGCCTGCCCGCCCCGTTCCGAACAGACGAGCTCTCCGAACGCTTCCCCCAGATCGCCTGGAGCGTCACGGCCGGGAACTCGTCGCAGATCACTGATGGTGCCGCCGCCGTCCTGCTGGTGAGCGAACGCGTCGCACAACGGCTCGGGCTCACGCCACGGGCACGGATCCATCAGATGGCCGTCGTGGGCGACGATCCGATCCTCATGCTCACGGGCCCCATCACCGCGACGCGGAAAGCGCTGCGTCGGGCGGGCATGACGACGGACGACATCGATCTCTTCGAGATCAACGAAGCCTTCGCGTCGGTGCCGATGGCATGGTCGGCCGAGCTCGGCGTCGACGACACGAGACTCAACACGCGTGGCGGGGCGATCGCGCTCGGCCACCCGCTCGGGGCATCCGGCGCACGCATCTTCGCCACGCTGCTGAACGCGCTCGAAGACACGGCCGGCCGCTACGGTCTCGTGTCCATCTGTGAGGCGGGCGGTATGGCCAACGCCACGATCATCGAGCGCATCTGA
- a CDS encoding SMP-30/gluconolactonase/LRE family protein has protein sequence MQTREITGGRLLVSGLTWPECPRWTSAGLIFSDMHAGTVLGYADGEVRVLATLPPPGDDGSALAGGTGLTAEGDLLVVSMLERIVYRFRGASGDPELFADLRPLPGGTANDLILFDDGTGFVSQFGSDFFAREPATAAPLLAFDASGRVRSADELGGFDDANGMASDGTTFYVAESSGARITAVDLSVTGSRRTFVETPPVPDGMSWGSEGLWVAFPASRDVLCWDAEGRLVARVTLPAQAGSPSACAVGGEEGRTLYVCAGFHPLNPAKAREVRGGSVWAVEI, from the coding sequence GTGCAGACACGCGAGATCACGGGCGGCCGGCTGCTCGTGAGCGGGCTGACCTGGCCGGAATGCCCGCGATGGACCTCTGCGGGCCTGATCTTCTCGGATATGCACGCGGGCACTGTCCTCGGCTACGCCGACGGCGAGGTGCGCGTGCTCGCGACGCTGCCTCCTCCCGGTGACGACGGCTCCGCGCTGGCGGGAGGCACAGGGCTGACCGCCGAGGGGGATCTGCTCGTGGTGTCGATGCTCGAGCGCATCGTCTACCGCTTCCGCGGTGCGTCGGGCGACCCCGAGCTGTTCGCCGACCTGCGACCTCTCCCGGGCGGCACGGCCAACGACCTCATCCTCTTCGATGACGGCACCGGCTTCGTCAGCCAGTTCGGCTCCGATTTCTTTGCCCGGGAACCGGCGACCGCAGCACCTCTGCTGGCGTTCGACGCTTCCGGCCGGGTGCGCTCGGCCGACGAGCTCGGCGGGTTCGACGATGCGAACGGCATGGCGAGCGACGGGACGACGTTCTACGTCGCGGAGTCTTCGGGCGCTCGCATCACCGCCGTCGACCTGTCCGTCACGGGCTCGCGGCGTACGTTCGTCGAGACGCCGCCGGTGCCCGACGGCATGTCGTGGGGGAGCGAGGGACTCTGGGTCGCCTTCCCCGCATCGCGCGACGTGCTCTGCTGGGATGCCGAGGGCCGGCTCGTCGCACGGGTGACGTTGCCCGCGCAGGCCGGCAGCCCGTCGGCGTGTGCGGTCGGAGGGGAGGAGGGACGCACGCTCTACGTGTGCGCCGGCTTCCACCCGCTCAACCCTGCCAAGGCGCGCGAGGTGCGAGGCGGATCGGTCTGGGCCGTCGAGATCTGA
- a CDS encoding DEAD/DEAH box helicase translates to MIGDAQGEQHFGSFAAEHLPPSFPQRAPWGTAQSLRAWQAEALQTYFDLDGPDGVGKGPRDFLAAATPGAGKTTFALRLASELLRRRVVDRIVVVAPTEHLKTQWADAAARVSIRLDPRFSNRHRVPARHYHGVAVTYAQVAVKASVHRHLVDDARTLVILDEVHHGGDALSWGDALREAYGRATRRLLLSGTPFRSDTAPIPFVEYHPNEKGIRLSRTDYNYGYGRALADGVVRPVLFLVYAGKMRWRTKAGDELEAHLGQDNTKDVTAQAWRTALDPEGEWIPAVLRSADRRLSEVRADVPDAGGLVIATDQTAARAYAAILREITGEQPTVVLSDDADASSRIERFTTATNRWMVAVRMVSEGVDVPRLAVGVYATSASTPLFFAQAIGRFVRARRRGETASVFLPHVPQLMELAGEMERERDHALDRESDGDDDGLDDDLLEKAEREDDASDALTEEFSYQALGSVAHFDRVLYDGREFGQLAVPGTPEEEEFLGIPGLLEPEHVHELLMQRQARQSRHRKERERTEAAETPEKPEDDAAGLPAPLHRTLREQRQLLNSLVGLYARQSGEPHGAIHAELRRVCGGPEVARATVAQLQSRIEVMRRRVRS, encoded by the coding sequence GCGTGGCAGGCCGAGGCCCTGCAGACCTACTTCGACCTCGACGGGCCCGACGGCGTCGGCAAGGGCCCGCGCGACTTCCTCGCCGCCGCGACGCCCGGCGCGGGGAAGACGACGTTCGCCCTGCGCCTCGCGAGCGAGCTGCTGCGCCGCCGCGTCGTCGACCGCATCGTCGTCGTCGCCCCGACCGAGCACCTCAAGACGCAGTGGGCCGACGCGGCGGCGCGCGTGTCGATCCGCCTCGATCCGCGCTTCTCCAACCGGCACCGCGTGCCCGCGCGGCACTACCACGGCGTCGCCGTGACGTACGCGCAGGTGGCGGTCAAGGCATCCGTGCACCGGCACCTCGTCGACGACGCGCGCACGCTCGTGATCCTCGACGAGGTGCACCACGGCGGCGACGCGCTCAGCTGGGGCGACGCGCTGCGCGAGGCGTACGGCCGGGCGACGCGGCGCCTGCTGCTCAGCGGCACCCCCTTCCGCAGCGACACCGCGCCGATCCCGTTCGTCGAGTACCACCCGAACGAGAAGGGCATCCGCCTCTCGCGCACCGACTACAACTACGGCTACGGCCGCGCGCTCGCCGACGGCGTCGTGCGGCCCGTGCTGTTCCTCGTCTACGCCGGCAAGATGCGCTGGCGCACGAAGGCCGGCGACGAGCTCGAGGCCCACCTCGGGCAGGACAACACGAAGGACGTCACGGCGCAGGCGTGGCGGACCGCCCTCGACCCCGAGGGGGAGTGGATCCCGGCGGTGCTGCGCTCCGCCGACCGGCGCCTGTCGGAGGTGCGCGCCGATGTGCCGGATGCCGGGGGGCTGGTCATCGCGACCGACCAGACCGCGGCGCGGGCGTACGCGGCGATCCTCCGCGAGATCACGGGGGAGCAGCCCACGGTCGTGCTCTCCGACGACGCCGACGCCTCGTCGCGCATCGAGCGGTTCACCACGGCGACGAACCGCTGGATGGTCGCCGTGCGCATGGTGTCGGAGGGCGTCGACGTGCCGCGTCTGGCGGTCGGCGTCTACGCCACGAGCGCGTCGACGCCGCTGTTCTTCGCGCAGGCCATCGGGCGCTTCGTGCGGGCCCGGCGCCGCGGCGAGACGGCATCCGTGTTCCTGCCGCACGTGCCGCAGCTCATGGAGCTGGCCGGCGAGATGGAGCGCGAGCGCGACCACGCGCTCGACCGCGAGTCGGACGGCGACGACGACGGCCTCGACGACGACCTGCTGGAGAAGGCCGAGCGCGAGGACGACGCATCCGACGCGCTGACCGAGGAGTTCTCGTACCAGGCGCTCGGCTCGGTCGCGCACTTCGACCGCGTGCTCTACGACGGGCGGGAGTTCGGTCAGCTCGCGGTGCCCGGAACGCCCGAGGAGGAGGAGTTCCTCGGCATCCCCGGGCTGCTGGAGCCCGAGCACGTGCACGAGCTGCTCATGCAGCGCCAGGCACGGCAGTCGCGGCACCGCAAGGAGCGAGAGCGCACCGAGGCGGCCGAGACGCCCGAGAAGCCCGAGGACGACGCGGCCGGGCTGCCCGCGCCGCTGCACCGCACGCTGCGCGAGCAGCGCCAGCTGCTGAACAGCCTCGTGGGGCTCTACGCGCGGCAGAGCGGCGAGCCGCACGGCGCGATCCATGCCGAGCTGCGGCGCGTGTGCGGCGGCCCGGAGGTCGCGCGCGCGACGGTCGCCCAGCTGCAGTCGCGCATCGAGGTGATGCGCCGCCGCGTGCGCTCGTAG
- a CDS encoding ATP-dependent Clp protease proteolytic subunit, producing MNTPAFGLPQGRPLPQSRYILPQFEERTAYGYKRQDPYNKLFEDRVIFLGVQVDDASADDVMAQLLVLESQDPDRDIIMYINSPGGSFTAMTAIYDTMQYVSPQIQTVVLGQAASAASVLLAAGAPGKRLALPNARILMHQPAMGEAGHGQASDIEIQAAEIMRMRTWLEETMARHTGQDVAKVHKDIDRDKILSAAEALEYGIVDQVLTTRKRGQQAALSA from the coding sequence ATGAACACCCCCGCCTTCGGCCTTCCGCAGGGCCGCCCCCTGCCGCAGAGCCGCTACATCCTGCCCCAGTTCGAGGAGCGCACCGCCTACGGCTACAAGCGCCAGGACCCGTACAACAAGCTGTTCGAGGACCGCGTGATCTTCCTCGGCGTGCAGGTCGACGACGCCTCGGCCGACGACGTCATGGCGCAGCTGCTCGTGCTGGAGAGCCAGGACCCCGACCGCGACATCATCATGTACATCAACTCGCCCGGCGGCTCGTTCACGGCCATGACGGCGATCTACGACACGATGCAGTACGTGTCGCCGCAGATCCAGACCGTCGTGCTGGGCCAGGCGGCCTCGGCCGCGTCGGTGCTGCTCGCGGCCGGCGCGCCGGGCAAGCGCCTCGCGCTGCCGAACGCGCGCATCCTCATGCACCAGCCGGCGATGGGCGAGGCCGGCCACGGCCAGGCCTCGGACATCGAGATCCAGGCCGCCGAGATCATGCGCATGCGCACGTGGCTCGAGGAGACGATGGCCCGCCACACGGGCCAGGACGTCGCGAAGGTGCACAAGGACATCGACCGCGACAAGATCCTCTCGGCCGCCGAGGCGCTCGAGTACGGCATCGTCGACCAGGTGCTCACCACCCGCAAGCGCGGGCAGCAGGCGGCGCTGTCGGCCTGA